Part of the Sesamum indicum cultivar Zhongzhi No. 13 unplaced genomic scaffold, S_indicum_v1.0 scaffold00057, whole genome shotgun sequence genome, GATCTTGTTGAATTTTacagtaataattattttactagGAGTTAAGATTCAACCGATTATGATGTTTGTGTCTATTGGAAATAACTAGCTTCATTTCAATTAATGGTATTCACCgcttgtgatattgaaaatgagcacattacccccttatgaaaaaaatatagtaatttatcccctctttactttgtaaaatgaagtaatttacctctttattttaaaaaatataggaagataaattgttgtattttaaaaaatacagggaagtaaatcgctatttatttttttataaggggtaatttgctctttTGCGATATCACCAGggaattgcttgcattttttctaattaatttgatgcatttactattttcaaattattaataaacaaGTAGAGATATGCCTAACTCTCCATCTAGACAAATGCGGATGTCACTTCAAGAGACAAATGCTTgcatttacctccttatacagggaggtaaatgacttcattttaaaaatcataagtagtaaattgttttatttttaaaaaatataggaaggtaaattattatttatttttttataagagaatAATTGCTTATTTGCGATATCATAAGAgaattacttgtatttttccccataaatattatatcagcctcatttttagtaatatattgattaaattctTCAACAAAAACTTTCCGAAATCAatttccaacaaaaacaaatagtCATGTCAAAATCTTTCTCCCCAATCACTTTTATACGAAATCAGGTTGTATTTAGATGGTTAGATTTTAGTCAGGattataaagaatttactattaggaattgaaatttttactaTCAATTTGATCAATTCAAACACAATATCATAATGATGTGGTCGAGATTTTTTTGCTAGGGAATAAGTCGGGATTTTACCACGACGGAATTTTACAACAggtgaaatataatttccgCAAAATGTGCTCTTCTCAAGAATGAGGGGTcttgtcaatgaatagtaacctttttttaaaaaattagtattttggtatttataggggtgttggaaattatatggtgtgATAGGTTTTATGTACTTATGGTGTGCCTCCTATATATCCAATTACTCTTTTGCCTCGAGCTGGAGGCCGGTGGGGTGCACCAGGTGGAGTGTGGCGCACCAGGCGATGTGATTCGAGCCCTCCTCAAGCTTAGCTTGAGTCTTCAAGTGTTGTGAGGAGGTGCTAATTTTTGCGTCACCTGGGTTTTGAACCCAGGTTAAAAGGATGGTGAGTAGAAACTCCTACCACTAcaccatcaaatattttttaacaatactTGCTCTCATTTTCTATTAGTAGGAGTCATTCAGAGTTTATTCATCTCATCCgctaaattttttcatttgtctTGAGAATAGAATTTCGATTTTCAAGAGAGACTCCCCATAAATAATTCTTACAAGTGGTGATGGAGCCCCCCAAGACTTTGGAGGAAGTGAAGCGacgtatttttttcttttctgaagaCGTTGCCTCTTGGGGTGATTTTTTCATCATCCATTAGGTTGAAAATCTTAGGAGGTGACTCGATAGTATTCTATATTCGTAAATGTAGTCGCTACACTTACTAAGTTGTTGTTTTGTTCTCATACGACTTATATTCGTCGAATGTTGCTTCAAAGGATGTTTTTGCTCATGCCCTGGAGTTAGATTTTTACCCACTTCGGAAGGGGGGGCAAAACTTTGCGAGTCCAACATATTTATGTGGGGACATTGCCTCCAGAATTTGATAAGGGGATGTTGCCTCAAAGGATACTTCATGTCCCGGAGTCGGTCTTTTACCAACTTCAAAGGGATGTGAAGTTTCCGGGGCAACATTATTGGCGAGGATCTCAATGAAAGTTCCGTTTAGGGGGTCCCGGGGCAATAGCGACTTTTGTCTATATGACAATGACGATTTTTGCCTCTAGGGTCCTCGTGAAACTTCAAAGATCTCTACGCCTAAATTCGTCTCGTTTGTTGGGACTACTACAAGAAAACCAGCTTCATTACTTAAACTCTGAAATACAAAGTGttaggaaaaatcaaaagggGAGAAGGATATGTCGAGCTACTACTCGAGTTTTCTCCTATTACAAGTGACtagccaaaaaatatttttttttcgctACGTGAACTTTGAGCTCCTCCTTCATGGCTTGTTGATCGTTTTGAGGTCACAGGATGACTCCTGCGGTGAGATAGTTATCGTCACGAGGAGTTTGCACATTCGGCCCACGGTCAAAATTGCGTCCTTGTGCATAGTGGTTGACATACTCCTTTAAGTGTCCCCGCtggatcaatttttctatctcattctTCAGGTGATGGCATTCCTCCGTCGTGTGTCCCCTGTCTCGGTGAAAACGACAATATTTGTCGGATTTGAGTCTCTTAGggttatctttcatctttgtCGGCCATTGACTGATTAGCCCTTGCTGTTCCGCCACCATTAATATCTCCCCCCTAGGAGCATTCAAGGGGGTATAGTGAGCAAACCCCGCCGGAGGCACATGCTTGcgtcctctttctttttcggctctttttcctcttctcgACCCTTCCTTTGCCGCTAAGGGAAGGATCCAAAGCATTAGACTCCTCAATCCGGATGTATTTCTGGGAGCGCACGAGTAAATCTTCCATATCCAGCGGGCAGTTGGTTGAACCAGGCTAATGCGCGTTTTGACAGCGTAGTGCGGAAGACCTTGCAGTAAGCGGCGTCACTTAGATCGTACCAATCAATCTTGGCGTAAAATTTGTCTAAGTGTTCTTGTGGGTCTCCCGTTCCATCATACTCCGACAGATTCGACACCTTGAGACCAGCTGGGAGCGCCTCTGCCCGAATGTTGGAGGCAAATGGGCTCCGTCTTGGAGGTGCCACACCCAACGGCAAGTGGAAATCCTCGGCTCCCCAAGTTGGTGGGAGGGGCGAAAGATTCTCGATTATGGAGATTCCGATCTTGAGTTTGTGCAACTTTGGGTCTGGAAATCCGACTATTTACTTCCTCTCGCCTctgctcctcctcctcggGAGCCGAGGATAGTTCTCGACTTCTACGAGGGGAAGGAGGGGGCGGGTTCACTGGTTGTTGCGCCACAAATTGGGCCACGGCTTGAGCCGCAGCTCGCGTGGACGCATCTCGAATCAAGGCTAGCAAAGCCTTGGGGTGGAGCCTCCGAGGGGAGCACTCCGGTTGGGGGCACAGCCGAAGATTTTTGATGTGACGAGGGGAGTCCCCCATTGAGGGGTGTTTGCTGGTGTGTTAGGGGGGTTACCTCCTGAGGAACTGACTGTTCGCCAGGGGGGTTCTCTTCCATTCCGCTCGCTTGGGCTTCTCTTATTGCGTCTAGATCGTGTACGTCACGGGCTCGGGACCTGGTGTGCATGCTCAACGTCGAGGTGAAATTttttcccacagacggcgccaatgaTGTGGTTGAGGTTTTTTTGCTAAGGAATAAATCGGGATTTTACCGCTCGGGACCTGGTGTGCATGCTCAACGTCGAGGTGAAATTttttcccacagacggcgccaatgatgtggtcgaggtttTTTTGCTAGGGAATAAGTCGGGATTTTACACCAggtgaaatataatttccgCAAAATGTGCTCTTCTCAAGAATGAGGGGTcttgtcaatgaatagtaatctttttttaaaaaattagtattttggtatttataggggtgttggaaattatatggtgtgATAGGTTTTATGTACTTATGGTGTGCCTCCTATATATCCAATTACTCTTTTgcccttataattttatatatttttttactaatgtatatcacatacaaaACATAGAAAACACATTACCATCTTCATCTTGATACAGAAGATGTGTGACACGAGTAGCGTTCAAGATGCGAACGAGAATCGGCTCTTAAACTGTGGTCGGACCAagacaattttcatttatatccTTCCATGCTTTCGAAACCTGTTTCTGAAATTCCTCGAACACCTCCTCTCTTGATGCACCATTTTGGCTCATGTAGCATCCCGCCGCTGAGATTTTTGTTTCAAGCTGCGATTAAAACATAAGTCGAATACTCATTAAttcaaaagtattaaattaaatctgaaacacacatacacactaGATAACGTAGCGATGAATTGGTACCCCATGTCCGGCCATATTGTCCATTAGTCTAGCAATTATTGACGATGCCTCAACTATTCTCGGTTTACCAAAAACCCAATTGAAATCTTTGTTTGTTACTAAATTTCCCATGCCAAGTAAGGAAGTCGACGCCACCATTATATAACCGGAGGACACAATTGCGACTTTCATATATTCTTCCAAGGTTGGAATATGCGTGTTGTACAACCATTTCGTCTCCTCAAAGTAAGCCTCAATCATTTTTTGAATCTTCAATAATTGGTGTATAGAATTCACATcgttatatattatttaaatgaatatttatacatgtaaattatatagatatattaacTGTAATTATGGTATGTACCTcttttattgcatattttattttgtatggcATTTTGATGGGCATTTTACTGCAAGAATACAACCTTGAACGTGGACGGAGGATCTTTATTGAGAGCAAGAAAAATCTTTCCttttttgaaggaaaattCTGAGGTCGCTAAACAGGTCGCTGGACGCGTTGAGTTACGAACATGGTGGCCAGGTCCGGGTACTCGGATCCAACCAGCATGCCAACTCGGGTAGATGGCAGCAAGCTATGAGGCTTAGTCATCACAGGAATAGGCCAGGAGATGACACCCGTTCAGTGGTGGGGCCCATGTAAAgccctataaatactccaagCCACGACAGAAGGAGGTATCTTCATTTCTATCACTTTACTCGAAAACATAGATCACCATATTTTCCTTCGATCTCAAACTAACTTAAACATCGGAGTGTCGTCGTCGGGGACGAATCCGACTAGCTcaactcttcttttttttgggtgaaatgtaagttttcatttatCCAGTAATATTTACAGAGTACTCCAGGCATACCCGAAGAGATACAAAGGACCCACACTGAAGTTTAAAGAGCAATTAAATCGTGTGGGAAATGTGTCAAGAGGAGCCTATAGACTGTGATCTtcactaaaataataagacCCTCGAGACTGGGTTTTGCGTCCTCAAAGATGAGTTCATTGCGATGTCTCCAAAGAGTGTAAACCGTGCATGCCAAAGCTAGGTGTCACGCTTTGTTATGAACGGAGGAGCCAGTTTTCTCCTTCTTTAGCAATTTCACCGCACTGTGCAGGGTGGACATAAGTCGGTTAATCCCAAGCAATAGTCGGAAATGGGACCAAATGTAGTTGCTGAACggacactaaaaaaaaaagtgtttgGCCGATTCCTTGACGTTGAAGCAAAGTGAGCACATATCCTCCTCATGGAGAAATCCAAGTCTGTCCCTAGTAGCTAATCTGCCACGCAAGCCAAGCCATATAATAAATGAGTACTTTGGTAGGATGAAAGCCTTCCAGATAGATGCTTTCCAAGGCTGTCTTGTAAGTTTCGGCCTGAAGTACTCATATGCTTTCGACGTATGGAGGCCCTTAGTGGTAGCCCATCCTATCATATGTTCAATTGCTGCCTCCGGTGACCCAAAAGCAGTGACTATCCTATTATGGATATCAACAAGCCGTTGAAGGAGTGGAGAATCCCCTTTCTTCGGTTGCCAGTCCCAAATCAAGGCACCTCTAAGGTAGACAACATTGACCCACTGCACCCACAACGTGTCTGCCTTGCGGTGGATGTTCCATAGGATGCGTGCAAGGAGTGTAACATTCTAAGATTGAATGTGCCTAATACTGAGATCGCCTTCTTTCTTGGCATGGCATATTTCCTCCCAAGCGACTAGTGCCCTCTTTGAGTTCCATAGAAAATTCCTCCAAAGTCGGTGAATTTTCTCGATGACCGCCGCAGGAAGAGGGAAAACTTGGAGCCAAAAGCACTCCACGCCCTGAATGACCGAACGGATGAGTTCCAATCGGCCTGCATAAGATAAGGTTTTGGACTTCCACTTCAAAATGCAGTTGGCAATTTGGTCCACAAGCGGTGAGTAGTTGTTGACTAAAAGCCTTTGTGCTGCTAGTGGAATGCCAAGGTATCGGATTAGCATCTCGCCTCTCGCAAACTCTTTCTTAGCAAGAATCTCATCAAACTCCTCATTTCAGACAACCGCTGTAAAAATACATGACTTGGAGGTATTGACGGAAAGGCCGGATGCGTCCCTAAATTCTTGCAGGCATTCCATCAAGATGTGGATAGATGGAAGGTATCCTCGAGAGAAAAGCATCAGGTCGTCGACAAAGAGGAGGTGAgtcattttcaacttttcacaTTTCGGGTGATAGTTGAAGTCTGAGCTGGAAGTCTTCCTCTTGACCAATCGGGAGAAGTATTCTATGCTAAGGAGGAAGAGGGCCGGCGACATTGGGTCTCCTTGCCTTAGGCCTTTCTTCCCCGAAAAAAACTCGTGGACGGAACCATTCAAAGACATTGAAAAGGATGAAGTGCAGACGCACTCCATAATTCAAGCTATAAACAATGGGGAAAAACCATACCCGTGAAGTACTCGGGAGAGAAATGTCCATGAGACCGAGTCATATGCTTTGCGAAAGTCGATATTGATCGTACATCGAGGCGAAATCCGTTTCCTCGAGTACTACCGCACCATTTCTTGCGCCAACGAAATATTGTCGTTGATATTGCGACCTCCAATAAACAGTCAATTAGGTGCTCCAATGCGGGTGCAAGCCGGTCCGagataatttttgtgatgGCCTTGTAGATGACGTTGCAGCATGAAATCGGTCGGTAGTCAGCAACAGAAGTGGAATGCTTTGATTTGGGCACGAGAGCAATGATGGTGTGGTTAAGTTGCCGTAGCATCCGTCCACTcctaaagaaatccaaaacgGCCCTGCATACATGATCACTCACCACATTCCATGTTTTAGTGGAAAAGCATATCAGGAATATCCATCGGGGCCAGGTGCCTTGTTGTCGTTAATATTGAAGATGGCTTCCTTGACCTCCAGTGCTGTGACTTCCCTATAAAGTTTTTTAGTAAGCTCCGATGCGAGCTTGGGGCCACAATCGAACACACCGTCATCGATTGGGATGGTGTGAGCCTCGGTGCCCAAGAGTGATGTGTAGTAGTCAACGACCTCTTGGGCAATCTCATCGGCAGCTGTGATAATAGTCCCGTCAGCTCTAGTGACTACCGTGGAGTTTCTAGCAGCGTTCCATTTCACCATATCGTGGAAAAATTTGGTGTTTCAGTCCCCCTGTTTGAGGTAATGTATTTTGGCTTTCTGGTAGAAGAAGTGCCGTTCGGCTTCGGCAAGGAAAACGACCTTCCTCCTAAGATCTCCCAAAGACTCCCGAAGCGTTACATCTCTCGGATTGCTTTCAAGCTGGTTCTGAGCATCTTGCAGTGCAAGGTCAGCTTCTTTGGCCCTGGTGCAGATGTGTCTGTAGTGTTGTGTTGAAAGCTTTCAGTGCACCTTTGAGTGATTTCAGTCTCTTGCAAAGGCTGAATTGTGGCGTTCCCTCCACATTCAAGTTCCATCGTTGTTCAACAGTAGTTAAGAAGTCCGGATGGCCTGCCCACATATTGAAAAAGCATAATGGTTTTGGCTTAGTGGGTGTACGATCGAAGATAGTGACAATACCCAGGGAGTGGTCTAATAGGCATCCCGGTGGATTGAAGTGGGCGCCGCAATGTAAACCGGCCTCGAGCCATTCGTTGTTGTAAAGGAGCCAGTCAAGTTTGCACCACACAAGTCGTTGTTGGAATACCATGTGTAATAGCAACCCGTTGTGGGGACGTCAAACAGTCCAAGTGCTGCACAGCAGTCCACGAAATCATTGAGTTCATACCAAGTTAGGGCCACTCCAAGCTGCTTCTCCTCGGGAGATTTCACACAGTTGAAATCGCCCATAATGAGCCATGACATGCTTATCATCTGTCCCAAATCTATAAGCTTCTCCCACATACTCCTTCTATTAACAACAGAATATAGGCCATAAGTAAACGAGATATAGAAGGAGAGTTGAGAATACTTATTCGTGGTGAGATATGCAGTGGATCACTTGCGGTGAGATATCCTCCGGTTGAAGGTCGATAACTGTCGGGTTCCAAACCACAAGGATGCACCCACCGGTAATGGTGTCAAAGTTGTTGGCTTGGCACCATCCCAGAAATGATCGGCTAAGAAATGTCAGAATCTTTGATGCTGCGAgctttgtctccaaaatgccCAAGAAGCAAAGCTAGTTATGCTTGATGAGGTGGGCTACCCCATTGTGTTTGAGAGGCCAATTGAAACCCCTCACATTCCAGAAATCGATCTTCATGGGGATCGAGGGGGAGACTCCCCTCCTGCTTGCTTTCTCAGTTTATTGAACGTCATTGCAATCTCATTGGTCTTGATCCCCAGCATTGCGTGTTGAGTGATCGTCGGGGAATCAGTTGATTAGCTATCTGACTCAATCGGTAAGGGAACCTCCCTATCTTGAAGTTTGAGCGAGTGCGGTACTTTCATACTCACTCGCCCCTTATCCACTTTGCTGGCCGTTGGCGATATTGGTTGGTGTCCCTCCACTGTCGGTTTGGCTGCTGTATCTATAGCTTTGCCCTTATTCCACCTTTGGACGATAGTCCACTCGTTGGCGATATTGGTTAGTTTCTTTGCTTCTGCCTGCTTGGCAGGTTGGCAGGTGCAGTAGCCGGGGCAGGTGCAGCAGTCACGGCCGGTAGATGTGCGCCTTGTTATGTCTCCTGCAGGTGGCCGAATCTGTGGCAGTCAGTGCAAAACTTGGGGGGTGAACTCATATACGATCGGTTGTTTTCGGGTTATGCCTTTTGGCATAACAAACTCCACTTGATCGACAAGTTTTTTGGAAGCATCAACCTCTACCAGTATTCTGGCATAAGATACCCTTTCCATTTTCATCGTGAGGGAACCCATGGCAATGGGGCTGCCAATTCTAGAACCAATCTTTTCGAGTGCATTAGGGTGCCAGCACTCAAGCGGGAGTGACGGGAGGGTGGCCCAAACCAGTGTTAGGCTGATATCGTCCTCTTTAAATTCGAAGCAATCCGGCATGTGCTTAAGAAGAAGGGGGCGTCCATAAACGAGTAGGGTCCATCGGACAAAATTCGCTGCCTATCCTCCTCACGGGCAAAACGGAAGATTAACCAACCGCTCTCGTGCTGTTGGAAACTTGATCCCCAAGATTGGGACAGTGCACGGATCGCCTTAAGTCCTGGGAATTTGCCGGCAATATAGCCGACGAGGCCTCTCGTGCTGTTGGAAACTGGATCCCCAAGATTGGGATAGTGCTCGGATCGCCTTTAGTCCTGGGAACTTGCCGACAATGTAGCCGACGAGGCAGAAACCCAATTTCGATCGGACATCAAGCAAATCATTAGGCCCCAAATCAACCGCAAACTTGGAGAGTTTGTTATCGTCAGTGAGCCTACGGTTGTTGTTAAATAATCCTGCAAATGAGACAGATTTCTTGGCGGCATTTGTAGTGGTAGTATCTGTTGTCGGTTGTTTATCATCCGGCCGGGAAGCAGTTGCATTCGGGGCATCGTTCTCAGTGGTAAAGGAGGGGGAAGCCTCCATATCTgagataaaaatactaaaaccCAAAGGATTATCCTAACCGGAATTGGTGTTGGCGTCGGCTTGCCGGTCGGCCGGCTGACGATATGTTGCAGTTGATTTGACGGCTTCAGCTCCTACCGACGGATGGTCGGAGTGTTGGCCACCAGCAGCATCCGCTGCAGGTTTCCATGGCTTCTTGGGTTTGGCCATGGCAAGCACGGGATGTGAAGCGGCTGCACCATCTGGTTGTTGTTCGGCCGGCTTTCGGGCAGTTGCACTTGTTTTGGCAGTTACGGCTTTTGCCGACGGCTGGCCGGAGTGCAGGTCGGCAGCAGCAACCGCAGCAGGTTACCTTAGCTTATTGGTTTTGGCCATAGCAGGCAGTGAGATGGCTATCGAAACTGCTGCAGTAACTGCTGCAGAATAATAACAGTAGCAGGGCAATTATGCAGCactcaaaaattcaaaattcaaactctccggccaccaaaaattcaaaattcaaacccCTGACCGCCGGATAAAGGCCTGAGAAGATGGTGGGAGGTGCACAACGGTAGCAGAATATTGAAAATGCAGCAGTAGGGCAGCTATTGAAGCTGAAATTCcaaagttcaaaattcaaaattcaaattttctgtCCACCTGAAATTCAGAGTTTAAACCCTCCGTCCACCGGGAATGAATGTGACTAGAGAAGGTGATGGAAGGTGCACAGCGGTAGCAGCAAAAGGCCTACAATTTGCAGGAAAATTGCGCTAGAGCAGTAAGCAAAGAACCTGCAACAGAAACAGTTTCTCCGGCAAGAGAGCAGGTCGTGGAGGCTATACAGCAGGCAAGACGTcttcaaaactcaaaatcGTTCGGTAGAATCGATGAGCAACAAAAGGAGATGCGATTAATCGGTCcagaaattgcataaatttgaAGGAAAGCTTAACTCTTCTTGTTTTATCTTCAGATATATCATATTCGGGGAGGTGATGATCTGATCCATGAAGTCTGGCTTAAGTTGCAAGGCTGCCAATAAACCCGCTACCTGATCAACCTCTAGTTCTGTATTCATAGACCTCATCTCCAGTAGCAATGTCTGATGGTGATTCCCCAGATTGGCTAATGTACTAGAACTTTTTCTACTCGAGGCATCTGCTATCACGTTTGCTTTCCCTGGATGAAAGTCAATAGTGATATCATAATCCTTCAGCAATTCTATCAATCTTCtttgtctcaaattcaattccttctgtgtcaagatatatttcaaacttttatagTTAGtaaggatttgaaatttttctctATACAAATAATGTCTCCAGATCTTTAGTGCATGCACAATCGCGGCTAACTCCAAGTCATGTGTGGGATAATTTAACTCATGGTTCCTCAATTGACGGAACGCATAAGCAATTACCTTTCCGTTTTGGATTAACACACATCCCAAATCCTGTTTAATTGCCGGTAATCGATGCATAACCTCATACtctcatctttcttcttcataaaCAGCACTGGTGCTCCCCACGGTGAAGTACTCGGCCTGATAAATCCTTTCCCCAACAATTCTTTGATTTGCTTTTTGAGCTCTTGTAATTCCAATGGGGCCATTCTATACGGCGCAATAGAAATTGGGGCAACTCTTGGGAGAGTTTCTATGGCAAAACCTGGTAAGTCATTAGGGAATACTTCAGGGAAGCCTCTCACTACCGCGATTTCCTCCAATGTGGGATTAACCCTCTCGGTATCTACCACATGGGCTAGATATGCTTCACAACCCTCTAACATCTATCGTCTTGTCTTCATGGctgatattacacaaactggTACTACCTGACGATCCCCcacaaatattacttttgattcaCTGGAACATTTGATCATTACTTCCTTTTTATAACAATCAACTATTGCTTTATATTGTGCTAACCAATCCATCCCTAAAATCACATCAAACTCCTTAAATTCAGCACTACAAGGTCTACAGGTAAATTTACATCTTCGATTCTCACTAAGCTCCCTTTCCTAATACCGTTCACTAACACACCCCCTCTGATGGGCAAATAAACCATCCAATTACATCTCAACGGGCTATTCTCTCCCGGTATTTTAGATGCAAATTCagatgaaatatatgaatgtgtaGAGCCAGGATCAATCAAAACATAAGCCGCAATGTCAAATAGCAATATCGTACCTGATATCACATCATTCGATGTTGGGGCTTCCTCTTTGGTAATGTTATATATCCTTGTCTGGGTCTGTCCCTGAGTAACTTATGCTCCTGGCCCCTCATACCGCTACCAATAGTGTGGCCACTATCACTGTTGCCCGTGCCTCTACCTCTGCCTCTGCCTCTCCTAGTTCCCCTGTCACTACTCCCAACACTACTTTAGCTCTGAGTCCCGCTAGCAACACCTCTAGCCACGCCTATAGTCTGACTGGAACAATTCCTGGCTGTATGTCCTCTACCTCCACAACGGTAACAGGTCTTCGGTATATCATCCCGTCTCCAACATGGCCCTTGATGTTGTCTTCCACAAGTAGAACAACTCGGAGAAAAAATTGATCCTCGACCATAACTCGGTCCAACTCCCCTTCCTGATCCCGTAGAGGACGTAGAAAATGAGCTGCGTTCGAACGAACCTTTATGAAAGCCCGTAGATCCACGAAACCTCTGTCCACTACTTCCTCGAAAAATGGGACCACCACGTGTAAAACTCCCTCTTCCAGCTAAGAATGAGCGACCAGTTTCCCTCTTGGTCAACCTCCTCAATTCCCCTATTGTGTATGttgatttcctcttctcttccccCTTCTTGTTGTCCTCCATTACTGCTTGTCCCATCCGAACAGCTGATTCAacaagagttttaaaatttgtaattctaaCTTGCTTCTGGTGCATACTTGGCTAGTGCCGCAAAACGGAGTTCATATTCTGCCACTGTCTGATCATCCCCTTGTACTAAATTTAGAAACTCCATTCTCTTCCTATCTCGATAGATCTTAggtctttttttattatcaaactCTTTCTGAAACTCAGCCCAAGTTATTTCTCTTGGCTCATATCCCCTCTTCACAAACCTCCACCAAATCAAGGCATTCCCCACGTACAAGGAAACAACGTACTTAAGTCGATTCTCTGGAGTGCAATTTACTAAGTTTATTACACCTTCGGCTTTTTCCCACCATCTTTCAGCAATCTCTTGGTTTAGGGTACCCTCAAATTCTGTAGCTCCCATCTTCCTGATTCTTTCGTAATTACGATCAATTGTAGGGACTACTGGTGCTGGCACTAAAGTGGATGCGTGCGCCTGTGCAAGTAAATGGGCTTGAGCTTTTGCTTGGGCTTGAAAggccatttgaaatatttgttcaTACTCTGGTGGTAATCCTGCCACTGGAGCACCACCGGAAGGAATAGGAGCCTTAGCACCAACACCCTCTCGACCTACCTCCAACCTGCACTTGCAGGTGCCACTGAGCCTCTACGGACTTCGCTGACTCTTCCCTACTAGCTATTCGGTCAGCATGTGCACCTTGAAAAACCATTCTacattaaacaattcaatcaTTAGGGACATCTCACAATCATTACCCTAGAAACGTAgacctgctctgataccacccaATGTAGCAcgcccctactcgctacatttaattatcactatttcaccctttctttaattagaactcattctatatGTAATTTCCTTTCAATCCGTAAAAtagattctaatttatcaatataatatatatatatatataacaaaagataatggataccaccaaaagtttatattacCCACACTAAATGTCTTCATGTACATAACATCAAGGAAAATAGTATCACAATTTTAACCACAATCCGATAAAAgactagaatatttaacaaccaaacTGCCCGAAACTCTGACTTCAGAtatcacggctgacccacctaataaagacgatgGCATcactcaaagtccaatgtggctaatcaatgtgatatatcttttaaaaagtacGTGGCGAgaaatgagctgcctactcaataagtatagcaatcagtctatatatacacagacaaCAATTCACG contains:
- the LOC105178783 gene encoding ATP-dependent RNA helicase glh-1-like — translated: MEDNKKGEEKRKSTYTIGELRRLTKRETGRSFLAGRGSFTRGGPIFRGSSGQRFRGSTGFHKGSFERSSFSTSSTGSGRGVGPSYGRGSIFSPSCSTCGRQHQGPCWRRDDIPKTCYRCGGRGHTARNCSSQTIGVARGVASGTQS